Proteins found in one Planococcus citri chromosome 2, ihPlaCitr1.1, whole genome shotgun sequence genomic segment:
- the black gene encoding cysteine sulfinic acid decarboxylase, whose amino-acid sequence MPIAADITLNSILDSDKPNIIESKSRFLLDLCGFESAPSKMQHDKFFRECVDIVLEEAVFKGNDRKNRVTTWKSPEDLQKVIDFTLRNAPSTHEILLQFIRNVIKYSVKTGHPYFMNQLFSSVDPYGLVGQWLVDALNCSVYTFEVAPVFTLMEEYVLDKIRNLIGFDEGDGIFSPGGSIANGYAINCARFYKFPEIKENGLHGLPRLVLFTSNDAHYSIKKLAAFEGLGSNNVYLIKTDSKGKMDPEDLEKRIKEAIAENAVPFMVSATSGTTVLGAYDPLSEIADLCDKYKIWLHVDGAWGGAVMFSARHRHLIKGIERADSVTFNPHKMLTAPQQCSTFITKHKDILNSCHSCSAQYLFQKDKFYDTRYDTGDKHIQCGRRADVMKFWLMWKAKGSSGFENHINRVFDLSQYFIKQIQNRPDFQLVLNEPECTNICFWYIPKSLQNQENTSDYRTRLHAVAAKIKEKMMIEGTMMITYQPLNDLPNFFRLVIQNSSLNYNDMDHIISEFERLGKDL is encoded by the exons ATGCCGATAGCTGCGGATATCACTTTAAACTCTATATTAGATTCGGATAAGCCGAATATAATCGAGTCTAAGAGTCGTTTTCTGCTCGATCTATGCGGGTTCGAAAGTGCGCCGAGTAAAATGCAGCATGATAAGTTTTTTCGCGAATGCGTAGATATTGTGCTGGAAGAGGCCGTTTTCAAAGGCAACGATAGGAAGAATCGCGTCACCACATGGAAATCGCCGGAGGATTTGCAGAAAGTAATCGATTTTACGTTAAGAAATGCACCGTCTACGCACGAAATATTACTACAGTTTATCAGAAATGTCATCAAATACAGCGTCAAAACCGGACACCCTTACTTTATGAATCAGTTATTTTCCAG CGTCGACCCATACGGATTAGTTGGCCAATGGTTAGTGGACGCGTTGAATTGCAGCGTTTACACATTCGAAGTAGCTCCTGTATTCACACTGATGGAAGAATACGTCTTGgacaaaattagaaatttgatCGGCTTCGACGAAGGAGACGGTATTTTCAGTCCTGGTGGTTCTATCGCCAACGGCTACGCCATCAATTGCGCTCGTTTTTATAAGTTTCCGGAAATTAaa GAGAATGGACTGCATGGTTTACCACGTTTGGTTCTTTTCACATCAAACGATGCTCATTATTCGATAAAGAAATTAGCCGCATTCGAGGGTCTTGGAAGTAATAATGTGTATTTGATCAAAACAGACAGTAAAGGGAAAATGGACCCTGAAGATTTAGAGAAAAGAATAAAAGAAGCGATCGCTGAGAATGCAGTACCATTCATGGTGTCAGCAACATCGG gCACAACCGTTCTAGGAGCTTACGACCCTTTATCAGAGATCGCTGATTTATGcgataaatataaaatttggtTACACGTCGATGGTGCATGGGGAGGAGCTGTTATGTTCTCAGCACGTCACAGACACCTAATAAAAGGCATCGAAAG agCCGATTCAGTCACATTCAATCCACACAAGATGTTAACAGCACCTCAACAGTGCTCAACTTTCATAACCAAACACAAGGACATTTTAAACTCTTGCCATTCGTGCAGTGCTCAGTATCTATTTCAGAAAGATAAATTCTACGACACACGTTACGATACTGGAGATAAACACATACAATGTGGCCGACGTGCTgacgtgatgaaattttggctaatgtGGAAAGCAAAG GGTTCGAgtggttttgaaaatcatattaaCCGTGTATTTGACCTTTCgcaatatttcatcaaacaaattcaaaatagaccAGACTTTCAATTGGTGTTAAATGAGCCTGAATGTACTAATATTTGTTTTTGGTATATaccaaaaagtttacaaaaccAGGAGAACACTTCAGACTATAGAACTAGATTACATGCG gtggctgcgaaaattaaagaaaaaatgatgatcGAAGGAACCATGATGATCACGTACCAACCTCTAAAtgatttacctaattttttccgTTTAGTAATACAAAATTCGTCGTTGAATTATAACGATATGGATCATATTATAAGCGAGTTTGAAAGATTAGGAAAAGATCTATGA